In the genome of Montipora foliosa isolate CH-2021 chromosome 3, ASM3666993v2, whole genome shotgun sequence, one region contains:
- the LOC137997262 gene encoding uncharacterized protein produces the protein MLIYVESRAFPSKTFTLVCNPHETIARARAQMLHILYELGRAEHQFRFRFKGEYLRDGYTFEDYRILDNSVIKMVPMSKRKRASYNAVFGNEGHSQDGGASEVHDFSSKAQLLGQEELDDVQKALRKEVTIFERRENLLSSFKVLLWIHFLTTVLAFTTIYWFSAFWTGALMLFGFVYGPNYTRLGGFVGKYGMNKNTFVTAFSVGGIMNLIASLLMGIYVLLELFAYECDHEEATCLRQKELMYWSIVLYCGQAVVLVGSVVICVILFYNFKTEVGDLIETYLVQIRDIDKVMKSAKTGSVKERRNAAFELASLAATGDDTKFRIVQEGGVEALMNLCLSQDQATQEYAIEAISELLTVPDIQDQFVEMGGVRTMCALLHSKENRVVNEAVTALSYIVSDSEENRHVVVGENGLEDLCYVAERVQIPASRIVAAIFLELAFTAEIRVMLSRQIAPATSLVHLCKLRDPETQRLSLQTLELLAIENSDVIIQHESLLELLLSLPKLADDQQLYLLAGKIILYYAENELACQKLVESEDLKPCLMEFSYSLDPLLQNVVAKIVLALIDSHENKDEIAALGLDEVLIQIKNESSDRDAWRMADHGLMILHNVKPLGKQTSQSSNKSSGSGGGLTTALPIKKAL, from the exons AGTAAGACCTTTACATTGGTTTGTAACCCACATGAAACAATTGCAAGAGCAAGAGCACAGATGTTGCACATCTTATATGAGCTGGGAAGAGCAGAACATCAGTTTAGGTTTAGATTTAAAGGAGAATATCTCAGAGATGGTTATACTTTTGAG GATTACAGGATTTTGGATAATTCTGTGATCAAAATGGTTCCAATGAGCAAAAGGAAAAGAGCA TCTTATAATGCAGTGTTTGGTAATGAAGGACACAGTCAAGATGGAGGAGCCTCTGAAGTTCATGATTTTAGTTCAAAGGCCCAACTTTTAGGACAAGAAGAGTTAGATGATGTGCAAAAGGCATTGAGGAAAGAGGTCACCATATTTGAACGTCGAGAAAATTTGCTTAGTTCTTTTAAG GTTCTGTTATGGATCCATTTTCTGACTACAGTTCTAGCATTTACCACCATTTACTGGTTCTCTGCATTTTGGACAG GTGCCTTGATGCTGTTTGGCTTTGTGTATGGTCCAAATTATACCAGGCTTGGAGGTTTTGTTGGGAAATATGGAATGAA CAAGAATACCTTTGTGACTGCCTTTTCTGTTGGAGGAATCATGAATTTAATAGCTTCTCTTTTGATGGGAATTTATGTCTTGCTGGAGCTGTTT GCTTATGAATGTGACCACGAAGAAGCAACCTGTTTGCGCCAGAAGGAATTAATGTATTGGTCAA TTGTCTTATATTGTGGCCAAGCTGTTGTCCTAGTGGGAAGTGTAGTGATctgtgtcattttattttataatttcaaaacTGAG GTTGGTGACTTGATTGAGACATACTTGGTACAGATCAGAGACATTGACAAGGTGATGAAAAGTGCCAAGACTGGAAGCGTCAAAGAGAGGAGAAATGCTGCATTTGAACTGGCCAGCTTAGCAGCTACTGGCGATGATACAAAATTCAGGATTGTACAGGAAGGAGG GGTAGAAGCTTTGATGAATTTGTGTTTGTCACAGGATCAG GCCACTCAAGAGTATGCCATAGAAGCTATATCAGAACTTCTAACTGTTCCAGATATTCAG GATCAGTTTGTGGAGATGGGTGGAGTTCGCACCATGTGTGCGCTGTTACACTCCAAAGAAAATCGTGTGGTAAATGAGGCTGTGACAGCACTGTCGTACATAGTCTCTGACAGTGAAGAAAATAGACATGTTGTCGTTGGAGAAAATGG TCTGGAAGACCTCTGTTATGTTGCTGAACGAG TGCAAATTCCAGCTTCTCGCATTGTTGCCGCAATTTTCCTTGAACTTGCATTCACTGCAGAAATAAGGGTGATGCTGTCACGACAAATTGCTCCAG CCACATCTCTAGTTCACCTGTGCAAACTCAGAGATCCGGAAACACAGCGACTCTCCCTTCAGACTCTAGAGCTGTTGGCTATTGAGAATTCAGATGTCATCATACAACAT GAATCGCTTCTTGAATTGTTATTAAGCCTTCCTAAACTCGCTGATGACCAACAGCTGTATCTACTGGCGGGAAAGATCATTCTGTATTATGCTGAAAACGAactg GCTTGTCAGAAACTTGTGGAATCAGAAGACTTGAAGCCTTGTTTGATGGAGTTTTCATACAGCTTGGATCCACTCCTGCAGAATGTAGTGGCCAAAATCGTCTTGGCACTGATTGATTCCCATGAAAACAA GGATGAAATAGCTGCTCTCGGCTTGGATGAAGTATTGATACAAATCAAGAATGAGTCATCTGACAGGGACGCATGGCGCATGGCAGATCACGGGCTTATGATATTACACAACGTCAAGCCACTGGGCAAACAGACATCCCAGTCAAGTAACAAAAGCAGTGGAAGTGGAGGAGGGCTAACCACAGCACTACCAATCAAAAAAGCTCTTTGA